The following DNA comes from Blastocatellia bacterium.
TACAAGTAGGTGGATATACAGGACTTTATAGCGTATTAGATACAGGAGCAAAAATTAAAGGTAGAAAAATAGATGTTTACCTTGCTAGTGGTAAGGAAGCTATGCAGTTTGGTCGAAGAGATGTGATGCTGCAAGTTTTGCGCTATGGTTGGAATCCTCAAACTTGTAGCGATGTACTTTTAGATGAAAAGAAATCTCTTAACGCCTCTATTAAATAATTCATTGTGAACCTGTTTACCAAAACTAAAGGCCAAGTAACTTAAATTACTTGGCCGTCTTTATTTTGTTAACTCTTATTAATTCTTTTTGTAGGCTTTCAAATCCTCGCTGCATTGCCCAGTGATGATTCCAAGAAAATATTGGTTTAGCAATAAAAGAAAAGTAACGTAACAATGGCTTTTCTGCCAAAATATGCCAATCAAACTGAACTTTAGTAATTTTTCCTTCTTGAGAAAGCGTCCAAATTCCCCGTCCAACAAAATCACCTGTGGCTTTAATTTCCATAGAAGTTGGGGCATTAAATGCTGTTACTTCTGCTGTCCATTTTAATGTATAAGGAAGCCATCCTTTAGTATGAAAATAAATTTTATCTCCTACGCGGTCTGCTCGTCCTGATTTTTCTGCTTTTGCTGCTAAATAAACATCAGGCCACCAACGTGGTAAGTCAGCACCATTTTCTATTATTTGAAAAATTGCTTCTATTGAGCCTTCAACTTGCCAATTAGTAAAAAAATGATATTCGTTAATAGACATTTGTATTAGTAAAATTAAACTAGTATTTTATAATAGGTAGTTTGTAAAGCAAATAATACCCCTCTAAGTTGATCAACTAGGGTTTTTAGCTCATAAAATGTATCACGATCAGGGAAAGTATTGCTTTTTAGATCTGCTTGGGCAATGGAAATAACATTGCTAAGGTCTGTTATGCTATTTAAAAGTTCTTGAAAAAGATTTTCTACTCCTGGGCCTATTTCTTGTGTTTCTACCGTATCAGCAGAAGTAGCTTTTAGAAAGTTTGCCTCTAATCCTCCAGTAGAAAACCGAGAAACAGAATCAGAAATATTTACAGCACTACCAGGCTGGGAAGTAAGTAAAAGGGCTGCTTCTAAATCATGTTCTGAAGCATCCATAAAAACTTTTTGTAGCTCATGTTCAGTAACAGCTTTAATAGCTGCTGTTAACTCTTGGCTTAGTTCTCTAGGATTTTGGGGTCTATCAGCGGGTTTTTTAGCTAATGTGTGCATTACTACAGCATTTACAATAGCAGGTAAGCCAGATTTGGCTTCATAAATAGGTTTTGGCTTTTCTGATATATGTTTCATTACAATAATACCAGCTTTTTTACCATCAAATGGAAAAACACCTGTAAGCATACGATAAATTATTATTCCTAATGAATAAATATCTGACCGGGTATCAACTTCTAGACCTCCACATTGTTCTGGCGACATATAAAAAGGAGTGCCAACAACAAACCCTGCTTGTGTTAAACGGGTTGCTTCTTCTTCATCATCAACTTTACCTAAAAACCTAGCAATACCAAAATCTACTAGTTTAACGATTTCTCTATCCTCATCTTTATGAAAGAAAATATTATCTGGTTTAAGATCTCTATGAACAATGCTATGGTCATGAGCAATTGCTAAAGCATTACAAATTTGCTGGATTACACTGTTAGTTTCTTGTAAAGAAAAAGTACCTTTAGATACTAGGCGTTGTTCTAAAGTATCTCCCTGTAGTAATTCCATAACTACATAAACAGTTTTAGTTTCAATTCCACTAATTTTAAAATCGCCAATAGACTTTTCTGGCATTTTAATTTTTGTAACACCAAAATCCATTATTGCAATAGCATTGGTGTGACGTATTTTCATTGTTAGCAGTGCTTCACGTCGAAAACGTTCTACAGCTTTAGGATCATTAGCTAAATGGGGATGAATAATTTTTATTGCTACAGGGGCATTTAATTGTATATGAATGGCTTTATAAACCATTCCTGTACCACCACGAGCAATTTTAGATTCAATTTTATATTTACCATCTATTTCTAGGGCAATAAAGGGATCGTCTGGTTCAACTGAAACTAGTCTTTGTCCGTCAAAAACACAGAAAGTATTAGAATCTTCATATGCACGTTTACATTCAATACACTGTTTCATGGCTAAATCAAAACCCTAAAAATTAGAGTCCCTTTTTCTATTTTATATTTGCCACTTTTTTTGGGCAAATTCTAATTAATTAATGAATCGAAGATAACTAAATCCTTAACTTAATGTATTAGACATTATCAGGAATAGCATTTTAGAAAAATTTTGATATTGATTTATAAGCACTTAGATTGCTTATTTCTTTATTCCCAATAATGTCTATTGTAAACAAAGTTTTCTGAGATTTTATTTCTTAACGCCCCAACGGGGCGGCATATTTGTAGCGTAGGGTTTCAACCCTACGTATGATAGTATAGTATTTATAGAGTCACGTAGTGACGACATAATTTAAATATTGTGTTAATTATGTCGTCACTACGCGACTCTAGCTATGTATAATCACTAAGCTTAGGTCTTACGGCCTAGGCTACAATTATTTCGTCCCCTCAGGACTCAAGAAATTCAAGAAATATTAACTTACTTAGTTTACGCTATACTTAATGTATTGTAATTTCTTAAAACATCACTAATCTAATAAACCTTTAAACTTTACTATTTATTATTGAAAAGTCAATTATTAAGCTATAGAAAAAAGTATTTAATTTTTTTCTTAAGTGAATAAAATTACTATAAGTTAGCAAAATATTAATGTTTTATTGGTGACACAAAGATCAAAAATCTACCAATAAAGAACTAACAAAAGGTGACAAATTAGTAATTTGATAATCTTGATTAAAAATACTAGATTTTTCACTTTTCATATCATAAGGATTAATTATTTCACGTACTGAAAAATCTAAAGCATTATTTTCATTTGCAAAGATCTTAAAATTAAGTGACCCTCTTGTATAAACTAAGTTATACCAACAAACTTCCTTACGTAATAAGATAATCTTTGCTCGTCGAGTTAAAGATTGTCTTAAATTTATATCTAATAAATTAAAAGTTGGATTAGAAAAATCTTGTGGGGTAAGGCTTTCTTCATAATTGCTTGTTAAATCAGTATTTAGAAATACATAAAATGGAAGTAAATTATTAACTTGATAGGACATATGAAAGCTACTAGGTTTTTCTTTAGTAATATGAGATAAACTAAGAATCTCTCTTACTAAAAAATCACTAGGATTATTTTCATGTGCAAAAAGCCTAAAGAGACGATTATCTTTACCAAAAACTAAGTTATACCAACAAGCTTCTTTTTTTAGAAGTAATATTTCTGCATGCCCTAGAAGTGCTTGACGAATAGTAACATTTAGTAAACCATAAGTACTATTATATCTAGCATATTCAGGAACCAAATTTTCTTCAGTTAATTTATTAGTTAAAATTGCTTTAACTGGTTGTGTTGGGACGGTGGTAGATTTTATTCCCATACCAATTTCTAGTTCTGTAACAAACTGTTCAATTGTTGAAGTTCGTTCTTCCCTATTACGAGCAAGCCCCGCCATTATTGCACTTTCTACTTCTTTAGGTAGTTTTATATTAGGATTAATTAGGCTAGGGGGCTGAGGATTATGTAGAAGGCGGCTAATCATAGTTGTTTGGGA
Coding sequences within:
- a CDS encoding polyketide cyclase codes for the protein MNEYHFFTNWQVEGSIEAIFQIIENGADLPRWWPDVYLAAKAEKSGRADRVGDKIYFHTKGWLPYTLKWTAEVTAFNAPTSMEIKATGDFVGRGIWTLSQEGKITKVQFDWHILAEKPLLRYFSFIAKPIFSWNHHWAMQRGFESLQKELIRVNKIKTAK
- a CDS encoding serine/threonine protein kinase codes for the protein MKQCIECKRAYEDSNTFCVFDGQRLVSVEPDDPFIALEIDGKYKIESKIARGGTGMVYKAIHIQLNAPVAIKIIHPHLANDPKAVERFRREALLTMKIRHTNAIAIMDFGVTKIKMPEKSIGDFKISGIETKTVYVVMELLQGDTLEQRLVSKGTFSLQETNSVIQQICNALAIAHDHSIVHRDLKPDNIFFHKDEDREIVKLVDFGIARFLGKVDDEEEATRLTQAGFVVGTPFYMSPEQCGGLEVDTRSDIYSLGIIIYRMLTGVFPFDGKKAGIIVMKHISEKPKPIYEAKSGLPAIVNAVVMHTLAKKPADRPQNPRELSQELTAAIKAVTEHELQKVFMDASEHDLEAALLLTSQPGSAVNISDSVSRFSTGGLEANFLKATSADTVETQEIGPGVENLFQELLNSITDLSNVISIAQADLKSNTFPDRDTFYELKTLVDQLRGVLFALQTTYYKILV
- a CDS encoding serine/threonine protein kinase, translated to MKVCPECQTQYQSNATFCGQDGSRLKSLEKTASIDPLVGTWLDAKFKILSKIGQGGMGAVYKAEHVRMGRLCAIKVIPPEFAQNTEALERFEREAKLSALLKDPHAIGVYDFGKTTDGMFYLVMEFVEGETLSSILRREGPLPLDRVIEICKQSAAALADAHSKNIIHRDLKPDNIMICNDNGRDWIEVLDFGIAKFSTEDSDLTNAGLVMGTPAYMSPEQVSGDKLDIRTDIYSFALIVYQMLTGALPFPIESSQTTMISRLLHNPQPPSLINPNIKLPKEVESAIMAGLARNREERTSTIEQFVTELEIGMGIKSTTVPTQPVKAILTNKLTEENLVPEYARYNSTYGLLNVTIRQALLGHAEILLLKKEACWYNLVFGKDNRLFRLFAHENNPSDFLVREILSLSHITKEKPSSFHMSYQVNNLLPFYVFLNTDLTSNYEESLTPQDFSNPTFNLLDINLRQSLTRRAKIILLRKEVCWYNLVYTRGSLNFKIFANENNALDFSVREIINPYDMKSEKSSIFNQDYQITNLSPFVSSLLVDF